The segment ACTGACATTGACTATAACTCAAGCAAGAACAACACTATAATAACGAATTTTAAATTGCAGTAGTAAAACCATAACCATGTTCAGACAAATTCCATAGCCAATTGTTCaactaaattgatttttcaaaattaattggcCTGAATTTGATCTTCTCAACCAATTGAAACTGTAAACTTGATCATTAAAGACTCCAAATTTAAATCAATGCAATAATATGGTGGATTACCTTAGAAGGGTATCCACCATCACTGAATGCACGacacaaaattaaaacaaacaaacaagagaTAACCTCAATTTCCCTGGAAATTCCAAGCTTGCATCAGGAAGCACAACCCATGCATCCTCCATGCTGTGCCTAGAACCCTTATCTTCTGCAGCATCCGCTTCAATCTCAAAATGCTCTTTCCTCGCACTTTGCTTCTCCTGCGAACAACCATTCTGCTCACACACCTGACTGTCATTGTTTCCTTGATTAGAAACTTCTGGTTTGCAGTATTCTTGACAACTTGCCACATCTAAATGGGTTTTCCCTACTTCCTTCGCATTTTCCACACTCAATGCCTCAGTTTTTAACTTCTTGACAACCAATACGGAGTCCGCATCCTCAAAATCACCTCCCCGCTTGCAACTATCAGGTACAACATTTGTGTTCTCATTCAATGAGGTCGATCTGGGTTCATCAGCCATGCTATCCTGAAAAACTTCTGCTCGAAGAACGTGAAAAGTTTTTATCAATGCTTGATTGAGCGAACAGCACATTCAATTAAACATACGTCTGGTTGCAGGGAAAATGTgcgaaatgaaaataaatataaagactTCAAGCGTAGtagttttcattgtttttggGTTATTCCCAAACCAGAGAccataaaaagaataaaactcCAAAATTCTCTCTTTGGCCATTTTTCtcgacaaaataaaaaaaaaaaaagagagagaaaaaaaaaaaaaagaagagactAATACAAAGGaatcaaaatattctaaaaCAAAAGTAGAAACCGAcatgctctgtttggttgccggtAAAATGTAGGAAGAGAAATCAAAACTATGAGTAGCATTATTAACTGAGGAAGCGAGTCAACTAATGATTTGGaaccaaaattctaattctccTGTCTTTCGTTgcttttccttcaatttctcggcaaccaaacgaAATGAAAACACAAACCTGTAATTTCTTTTGGATGAATCCTAAAACCCTAGCTTTAGCTTTGGATTGTAGCACTGGAACTGTTTGGGGCAAAGCTGAGAAGGTGCTGAAGGGGTGGAATAGTCTGGAGCACAACATAGGCTATATAATGATCAACTCATGATTTCCTCGTGTTTATGGAGCAATCCAATCCGACGGTTCTCACTTCATCATGTGTTTAAGAAAAAACATTGATGaaattcttatttgtttttctaaaacttatttttaaaagttgttttcaagatagatgaataaaattaattctaggctgttttatgaaaataaaggtgatggaaaagttatttttaaaaacaaaaaataaaaaaaaaaacttatttaaataaaaatttttatgttgtttttaaagttaatttttgtttatttctaaaaattttataaattaaacatagcaaaaacaaaataataattatataactaaTATATAACTAACTTGTTTTTCAATAGGAACTAATCGTGTTTATATGTATGTCATCAATCATATCAATGCATTTCTATTAACAATAGAGAACACGATgactttaattttaaagtacttacaatattttaaagtttatatcATATACAAAGTTATGTCTAAAACCATGAATAATCATTTGATTGTTGACAACATAAGAAGACAGTATGAAATTATTATGACAAACCAAatcttttagaattttaaagTAAAGTGTTTATCACAATTTTAAGGAAATGTTGAAAATATTATGTTATAACTTTCATTTCCACATTATAGGCGAGGAGATAACATCATATTAATTACATGGTGTATTGATGGGCATGGTGAACCAAACCACACAcacaaatacaaaaataaagaaaaataagaaatttttaacGTGGTTCAAAAATCAATATGATCCCTCCGGGGAGTGcacaaatagtaaaaaaaatctaCTAATCAAATAGAAGAGAATGGATATAATGGTGAAACTCTCATTCTCTTTTCAATTACGACCactcttatttatatttttgcaaCAAAACCTTAAATTATAAGAAAGTTCAAATACAATTGAGGCAAATTCATCATTCGAATAAccttattaaaagaaaaatcaattgtgCTAGAAATTAGTTGAGTGTTTGGGAAACCATAGTTGCAAAAGTAttgttaatttcaaaaataatttttataaatattacatATGACCAATAACCAATTTCAATTGATATTCAAAATTATGTATTTGTTAAATTTATGGTAACATTATTTCTTAAATGATTAGATGTTAATTACGATATTGGATAATCAATTGTTAATTTCAGATATAAAAAAGGTTTTatccaaaaaattaaattatttagaaaaatagaaaatataatttaaaacaaaaattatggtATATAACAAAAAACTGACAagattagttaaaaaaaaattatggtatattttagaacaaaaatttgaaattttctcaaggtaattttttatggttgtaaacaaattattttcaaccatTCACTATATTATatgactattttttaaaacagatttaaaaaaacaaataaaatatattactaAAAAACATCATGCTTTCAAAACTagtactaataatttttttttttttttagtaatgaaATTCTCAATCATGTTTTcggagaaaactatttttaaaaatagttatccaAATAGACTTTTGATACCTACTAAAAGATTATTTAAGAGCATAATAAACAATTATCATTAGTTGCCAATATCTCAATATCATGGGAAATGAGACAAATAAAAGTCATGAGTTCAACTGATTGAGAATCAAGAAGATGAAACCAAAACAATCTGAAAAAAGGCAAGCAAGAAATATCCCACAAGTCAAAGAGGCAAAAGGAGATAAGAAAGATGGTATCTCCTCCGCCAATAATGAAGATACATACTGTTAATCCAAATTGAACACTCAAACAGGAATGAAGAAGCCAACACCAACTGATGAAAACAAATCCAAGGAGTTTGATTAAGCAGAAAAAAGCAAGCAAGCAAGCAATGGCCCAAGCAACGAAGAGCTAAACAGTAGCTTTGATCGGTCTTCCAGGTCCAGCTCAATTCTCAATCCAATCGCAGCAGCACCACCACATTTCTCACCTACACCacctgttttttatttttatttattttccaagaaaaaaaatagaaagattaatatcattaaaaattatggaaaccaactaaaaaataaaaattagagaaagagAATATCCACTATTTCCATAAGAATCAA is part of the Vitis riparia cultivar Riparia Gloire de Montpellier isolate 1030 chromosome 17, EGFV_Vit.rip_1.0, whole genome shotgun sequence genome and harbors:
- the LOC117905223 gene encoding probable protein phosphatase 2C 8, translated to MADEPRSTSLNENTNVVPDSCKRGGDFEDADSVLVVKKLKTEALSVENAKEVGKTHLDVASCQEYCKPEVSNQGNNDSQVCEQNGCSQEKQSARKEHFEIEADAAEDKGSRHSMEDAWVVLPDASLEFPGKLRCAHFAIYDGHGGRLAAQYAQKHLHANVLSAGLPRELLDVKAAKKAILDGFRRTDESLLQESLAGGWQDGSTAVCVWILGQKVSMQLVFFAIILE